One part of the Quercus lobata isolate SW786 chromosome 7, ValleyOak3.0 Primary Assembly, whole genome shotgun sequence genome encodes these proteins:
- the LOC115954043 gene encoding transmembrane 9 superfamily member 5-like: MADTGFLVLVLVALSTLAFATVWTQRNAPSTEEYKEGDYIPLFASTASPYLGDPCEAYSYFDLPFCSPGDPIPNRKKSFQELLAGDCYVNTQYELRFKMGTTRKLLCEKNLTREEVAKFRDAIANNTVYFMYYDNIHLSEYVGGDSSQSLYPKNGDNGRRYFLINHLHFYPQYKRNKVKEIDVLGDYESAVDITEDTEIKVNFTYSVFWEEYESKRENPSRVRDYLKELFKITNRGRAILFLEQVGGANPSPYATAIAIYIWLLLLYIKIVLYLREYFDRISFVYGHVLVEATRATGVIRPRHVHSNACRCPRYSSLLGAILGVGTQLFIMICVLFVLAYTGHLYPCNHERLFIWLIVSYGLTSWFSGYKAASFHSSFTPLGLKECIYQTGALYSGPVFLTGLAIITLKAFTTGVSLLLEIYTPAICFLSLLVTVRFLTWGGMSGHSSPQEFRITCSTIRFQSEIPNQAWYMKTPAQMFFGGILPFICIFYMMDDIYASLYNLKVCGAFRTMLKAFIIIIIVTVLMGMGCTRYQLYKKDHQWWWRSVLRGGSLAIFMFAYGLYFYARASARISMNLLEFLGYNACIFYAVFLILGTIGYNASSIMFRQVDLDLKKRA, translated from the exons ATGGCTGATACTGGTTTCTTGGTTCTGGTACTGGTTGCTCTGTCAACTTTGGCATTCGCAACTGTTTGGACTCAAAGAAATGCGCCTTCAACGGAAGAATACAAGGAAGGCGATTACATTCCTCTCTTCGCCAGCACAGCTTCTCCTTATCTAGGAGATCCATG TGAGGCATATTCATATTTTGATTTGCCATTCTGCTCTCCTGGAG ATCCAATACCCAACAGAAAGAAATCCTTTCAAGAACTTTTAGCAGGGGATTGCTATGTCAACACTCAGTATGAATTGAGGTTCAAGATGGGAACAACAAGGAAGCTCCTTTGTGAGAAAAATCTGACCAGAGAAGAAGTTGCGAAATTTAGGGATGCCATTGCAAACAACACTGTGTACTTTATGTACTATGACAACATTCACTTGTCAGAGTACGTTGGAGGAGATAGCTCACAGTCATTGTACCCGAAAAATGGTGATAACGGGCGTAGGTATTTTCTTATCAATCACCTGCACTTTTATCCTCAGtacaaaagaaacaaagtgAAAGAAATAGATGTTTTGGGTGACTATGAATCTGCTGTGGATATAACTGAGGACACTGAAATCAAAGTCAACTTCACTTATTCTGTCTTCTGGGAAGAATATGAATCCAAGCGAGAGAATCCGAGCAGGGTCAGAGACTATTTGAAAGAACTATTCAAGATAACTAATCGGGGCCGGGCCATCCTCTTTTTGGAGCAAGTTGGAGGAGCTAATCCTAGCCCTTATGCTACTGCTATTGCCATTTACATCTGGCTTCTGTTGCTTTATATAAAGATTGTGCTGTATCTTAGAGAGTACTTTGATCG gatttcttttgtttatggACATGTATTGGTAGAAGCTACAAGAGCTACAGGGGTTATTCGTCCACGTCATGTTCATAGTAATGCGTGCAGATGCCCTCGGTACTCGTCCCTACTTGGGGCCATTCTGGGTGTTGGAACTCAACTGTTCATTAT GATTTGTGTCCTCTTCGTCTTGGCATATACAGGTCACCTATATCCCTGCAATCATGAGAGACTGTTTATTTGGCTCATCGTGAGTTATGGTCTCACATCATGGTTTTCAGGATACAAGGCTGCTTCATTCCACTCTAGCTTCACACCACTTGGACtg AAAGAATGTATTTACCAAACTGGGGCCCTGTACTCTGGTCCAGTGTTCTTAACAGGTCTTGCCATAATTACATTAAAGGCGTTCACAACAGGGGTGTCACTTTTACTAGAAATTTATACTCCAGCAATATGTTTTCTCAGTTTGTTAGTCACTGTCAGATTCCTAACTTGGGGTGGCATGTCTGGGCACTCTTCCCCACAAGAATTTAGAATAACATGTTCCACCATACGCTTTCAAAGTGAGATTCCTAACCAAGCTTGGTACATGAAGACACCAGCTCAAATGTTCTTTGGGGGCATTCTGCCTTTCATATGCATCTTCTACATGATGGATGATATTTACGCAAGCTTGTACAATTTGAAAGTTTGTGGTGCATTTCGTACTATGTTGAAAGCcttcattatcatcatcatagTGACTGTGTTAATGGGAATGGGATGCACTCGCTATCAGCTGTACAAGAAAGATCACCAATGGTGGTGGAG ATCTGTGCTTCGTGGGGGATCACTTGCCATTTTCATGTTTGCGTATGGTCTCTATTTCTATGCTAGAGCAAGTGCCAGAATTTCAATGAACCTGCTAGAGTTCCTGGGCTACAATGCTTGCATATTCTACGCTGTCTTCTTGATACTTGGAACCATTGGCTACAATGCTTCATCAATTATGTTCCGTCAAGTGGACCTAGACCTGAAGAAGCGTGCCTAG
- the LOC115952028 gene encoding transmembrane 9 superfamily member 4-like — protein MGTRRKLLCEKNLTREEVEKFRDAIANETMYEMYYDNIRLEEQDGVNASDLEFPPIQYQVGLYLINHLDFHFLYLGNKVKAIYVMGHYDFSGEISKDAEIKVVNFTYSVFWEDFESKQENQDEVSDLSKHVGGDDHVPYATTAFVICIWLGLLCAVIVAYTYLRKYFTRISFGEAAGVGHGDACRCPRYSSLVGAIWVLELSSSLCKPYLLYACKF, from the exons ATGGGAACAAGAAGGAAGCTCCTTTGTGAGAAAAATCTGACCAGAGAAGAAGTTGAGAAATTTAGGGACGCCATTGCAAATGAAACTATGTACGAGATGTACTATGATAACATTCGCTTGGAAGAGCAAGATGGAGTTAATGCTTCGGATCTAGAGTTCCCCCCAATCCAGTACCAAGTTGGACTTTATCTTATCAATCACCTGGACTTTCATTTCCTTTACTTAGGAAACAAAGTGAAAGCTATATATGTTATGGGTCACTACGATTTTTCTGGGGAAATATCTAAGGACGCTGAAATCAAAGTAGTCAACTTCACGTATTCTGTCTTCTGGGAAGATTTTGAATCCAAGCAAGAGAATCAAGACGAGGTCAGTGACTTGTCGAAGCACGTTGGAGGAGATGATCATGTGCCTTATGCTACTACAGCTTTCGTCATCTGCATCTGGCTTGGGTTGCTTTGTGCAGTGATTGTGGCATACACATACCTTAGAAAGTATTTTACTCG GATTTCTTTTGGAGAAGCTGCAGGGGTTGGTCATGGTGATGCGTGCAGATGTCCTCGGTACTCGTCCCTAGTTGGGGCCATCTGGGTGTTGGAACTCAG